A single genomic interval of Cytophagales bacterium harbors:
- a CDS encoding cob(I)yrinic acid a,c-diamide adenosyltransferase: MKIYTKKGDLGQTSLIGGTRVSKSHQRIEAYGTVDELNSYIGLLRDQPVNENRKSILTNIQDRLFTIGASLASDPEKSKMKLPDLKDQDVEILEKEIDKMNEKLPELKSFILPGGDQQTSFCHIARCVCRRAERLATALNENAKKATPAKGEGGRGEEVEGLVIKYLNRLSDYLFVLARMMGQELNAEEIYWKPRA, encoded by the coding sequence ATGAAAATATATACAAAAAAAGGAGATCTGGGCCAAACGTCCTTGATAGGAGGTACAAGGGTGTCTAAATCTCATCAAAGAATCGAAGCCTACGGAACAGTAGATGAATTAAATTCTTACATCGGATTGCTTAGAGACCAACCAGTCAATGAAAATAGAAAAAGTATTTTGACTAATATACAAGACAGGTTGTTTACCATTGGCGCATCCCTGGCATCAGACCCTGAAAAATCAAAAATGAAGCTCCCTGATTTAAAAGACCAGGATGTTGAGATCCTTGAAAAGGAGATTGATAAAATGAATGAGAAACTACCTGAACTGAAGTCCTTTATCTTACCGGGTGGTGACCAGCAGACTTCATTTTGCCATATTGCACGCTGTGTTTGCAGAAGAGCGGAAAGATTAGCAACAGCCTTGAATGAAAACGCTAAAAAAGCTACTCCTGCTAAAGGAGAAGGGGGTAGGGGAGAGGAAGTTGAAGGTCTTGTAATAAAATATCTTAACAGACTTTCGGACTACCTGTTTGTGTTGGCAAGAATGATGGGTCAGGAGCTTAATGCTGAGGAAATATACTGGAAGCCTCGGGCTTAA
- a CDS encoding tetratricopeptide repeat protein codes for MKIPLITLLIINFTFFSFSQSDTALAKLLYSKAESLYYAANYDSANYYYARLGTVYKSMGDWSKYVGCYVDIGFILGIMAQLDSALLVLKKGLLIGMKKLGDKHRVIGNLYNSMGEIYRHKGEYYKALRYYNKSLKINIPILGRDHVSVAAAYANIGIVYYRQGDYYTAIEYDQQALSIFLKTYGTDHPIVAQLFNNIGGVYNDIGNYNLALKYYRQSLSIRLKSFDEDHPKIAENYNNIGVVYYKKKNYEKALEHYQKALLILVKIFGPYHPGAATCYFNLGDLYHNKNETRKAIDHYNTSLKIYIKALGSFHPDVGDNYNKFANLYAHQKTYKIALQYYQKAMQSLVKAFSDSNVYVNPTLPTIYQIKEGKSTVNSMPYLLDALEGKAQTFEDKWKDKL; via the coding sequence GTGAAAATACCTTTAATCACACTTCTGATCATCAACTTTACATTCTTCAGCTTTAGTCAATCTGACACTGCACTGGCAAAATTACTCTATTCAAAGGCCGAATCTCTATACTATGCCGCTAACTATGATAGTGCGAATTATTATTATGCAAGACTAGGTACTGTTTATAAAAGCATGGGAGATTGGAGTAAATATGTTGGATGTTATGTTGATATTGGATTTATATTAGGCATTATGGCGCAATTAGACAGCGCTTTATTGGTACTGAAAAAGGGCTTACTTATAGGAATGAAAAAACTTGGCGATAAGCATAGAGTGATTGGAAATTTATACAACAGTATGGGGGAAATATATAGACATAAGGGTGAATATTATAAGGCATTAAGATATTATAACAAGTCACTAAAAATCAATATCCCAATTTTAGGAAGAGATCATGTTTCTGTGGCTGCAGCCTATGCTAATATAGGTATTGTTTATTATAGGCAAGGCGACTATTATACAGCTATTGAATATGACCAACAAGCCTTATCAATATTTTTAAAAACCTATGGCACCGATCATCCTATTGTAGCACAACTCTTTAATAACATAGGGGGTGTTTATAATGATATAGGTAATTATAACCTGGCTTTAAAATATTACAGGCAATCATTATCAATAAGGTTAAAATCTTTCGATGAAGATCACCCGAAAATAGCAGAAAATTACAATAATATTGGTGTCGTTTATTATAAAAAAAAGAATTATGAGAAAGCCCTTGAGCATTATCAAAAAGCTTTATTAATTTTGGTGAAAATATTTGGACCGTATCATCCTGGTGCTGCTACTTGCTATTTTAACCTGGGAGATCTTTATCATAATAAAAATGAAACCCGGAAAGCAATTGATCACTACAATACATCACTCAAAATTTATATCAAGGCACTTGGCTCATTCCACCCGGATGTTGGCGATAATTATAATAAATTTGCCAATCTTTATGCCCATCAAAAAACATATAAAATCGCACTTCAATATTATCAGAAAGCGATGCAATCCTTAGTAAAAGCCTTTTCCGATAGTAATGTTTATGTTAACCCTACGCTGCCAACTATTTAT